The stretch of DNA GGGCTCAAGCCGATCGAGCAGGAGATCGGGATCGAACGCGATCGCCCGGACATTTCCGGCCGAGACGCGGTCCGGCTCTGGAAGGAGTACGAGCGCGGCGAGGACGGCTCGCTGGAGACGCTGATCTCCTACAACCGCGAGGACGCCGTCAATCTGCGGACGCTGGCCGACGAGGCGACCGAGCGGCTGGATCGCCGGACCTTCGTGGACAGCTGAGCCGGCGGCTCCCGGAAACTTTTGTACTGCCGGACAGAGTCCCGCGGGTATGGGAGAGAACGGCGGCGACGAGAGCAGCGACGCGTCCGGCGGGGAGGCCCGCCGGCGTTCGGCCGATGCGTCCGGGGAGGACGGCACCGTCCCGCGAGTGGATCTGGGGCTGCGGGAACTGTCGGTGTCGGTGACCGGGCGGTCGGACGACGACCTCGAAACCGTCGCGGAGAGCGCGCAGGACCTGATGGGCTACCTCGTCGCGGAGGCCGACGGGTTGGAGGACGACCACGACGAGTACGGGCTGAGCTGATCGGGCGTCAGATCGACTGCACGATGTCGCCGACTCGGCGGGGCTCCCCAGAGATGGTGGGGTCCTCCTCGACGATCTTGAGCACCTCGTGGTCGGTCACGTCGGGGTAGGACTTCTCGGTCGCCTCCTCGATCAGCGGCTTCTCCAGTCGGAACTCGGTGCCCTCGTAGACGACGTCGACGCCCTCCTCGTCGAACGAAAGTGCGGTCATGCGCCGACGTAGGACGCCGCCGGGGGTTAACCTCACGCTTCCGGGGCGAGCGCCGGCGGCGTCACCACCGAACACGGCCGGACGGCCGCGGATCCTGTCGGGATGTGGAGGTATGTCTGACGGAGGCTTTTAAGTATGGGACCCGATTCCTCGCGTATATGTCGCTCCGTCAGGACCCGCTCGACGAACTGTCCATCCCCAGCGGCACCGTGGTCGAGGAGCACGACCTCGTCACCGACGGTGACGTGCTGGTCGGTGGCCAGTCGACCGTCGAGTTCGGGGTCCGCGGTCGCTCGGTCGCGGCCGGCGAACGGAGCAGCTTCGGCGGCCACATCGATGCCGAGAACGACTGTCGGCTGGACATGTGGACCGACGTGGACGGCGACGTGCTCGTCGGCGATGACGCGTACTTGGGGGAACGCGCCCGGATCGGCGGCCAGCTGATGGTGTCGGGCGATCTGG from Halolamina sediminis encodes:
- a CDS encoding DUF5800 family protein; translation: MTALSFDEEGVDVVYEGTEFRLEKPLIEEATEKSYPDVTDHEVLKIVEEDPTISGEPRRVGDIVQSI